One window of Labilithrix sp. genomic DNA carries:
- a CDS encoding MBL fold metallo-hydrolase, with protein MRFAPPGALLFVAAFVGACAETTSGPPVTPTTSGGPPPPAPVGDASAAACGDGAPLTVRFYDSGQALAVLLTLPDGRQVLVDAGESPRRPCAGCKAWHERVMSGLRRDVGARGLDALWITHQHSDHVGGAEAVLTTFKTALYVDNGLDLDKTAVIRDARAAAAATDATIHVVDPERPASPIAEGGSVRFTPILPSKWTAGCPRDPNECSIGLRVDYCKSSLLFTGDAPVEEEDAWDLRGEVTLLQVGHHGSETSTGPSFLERARPKYAVISAAKQNEGTNDGYCHPSAAVVEELTAAMGGPGAKTVRAFDATNTCVRGGTDNWRDVPASDSLWVTARDGDVVLRTIGDGTFTRE; from the coding sequence ATGCGATTCGCTCCTCCGGGTGCGCTCCTCTTCGTCGCCGCGTTCGTTGGGGCGTGCGCCGAGACGACGTCGGGGCCGCCGGTGACGCCGACGACGTCGGGGGGGCCGCCGCCTCCGGCGCCGGTGGGGGACGCGTCCGCGGCGGCGTGCGGCGACGGAGCTCCGCTCACGGTTCGCTTTTACGACAGCGGGCAGGCGCTCGCGGTCCTCCTCACGTTGCCCGATGGGCGGCAGGTCCTCGTCGACGCGGGGGAGAGCCCGCGCCGTCCCTGCGCCGGATGCAAGGCGTGGCACGAGCGCGTGATGAGCGGGCTTCGTCGCGACGTCGGCGCGCGCGGGCTCGACGCGCTGTGGATCACGCATCAGCACTCCGATCACGTCGGCGGCGCGGAGGCCGTCCTCACGACGTTCAAGACCGCGCTCTACGTCGACAACGGGCTCGACCTCGACAAGACGGCCGTGATCCGCGACGCACGCGCGGCCGCCGCCGCGACCGACGCCACGATCCACGTCGTCGATCCGGAGCGCCCCGCGAGCCCGATCGCGGAGGGGGGAAGCGTGAGGTTTACACCCATCCTCCCGAGCAAGTGGACCGCGGGCTGCCCGCGCGATCCCAACGAGTGCTCCATCGGACTCCGCGTCGACTACTGCAAGTCGTCGCTCCTCTTCACCGGCGACGCGCCGGTCGAAGAGGAGGACGCGTGGGACCTTCGCGGTGAGGTGACGCTCCTTCAGGTCGGCCATCACGGAAGCGAGACGTCGACCGGCCCCTCCTTCCTCGAGAGGGCCCGGCCGAAGTACGCCGTCATCTCGGCCGCGAAGCAGAACGAGGGGACGAACGACGGCTACTGCCATCCGTCGGCGGCCGTCGTCGAGGAGCTGACGGCGGCGATGGGAGGGCCTGGTGCGAAGACGGTGCGCGCCTTCGACGCGACCAACACGTGCGTCCGCGGCGGGACCGACAACTGGCGCGACGTCCCCGCGAGCGACTCCCTCTGGGTGACCGCGCGCGACGGCGACGTCGTCCTCCGGACGATCGGCGACGGCACCTTCACGCGCGAGTGA